The DNA region CAACACGACCCGTACTTCCGAGGCGTGCATATTATCAAAGACGGTCGTATCAACCGAATCATTTTCTCTTTTGTCCGATTGAAAAGCAACAATTACAAATCGTGGACTCTCCACAGCTGTACATGTTTTCACACCCCAAATTTCCTTCGTTGATCCAGTTGTTAATTGTGGCAGTTCATGATATTCCCATCTTCTGAATGGTAAAAGTATaggtttatcattttttatcgaatccaacaattttattttcagcatgTCATTTGGAACAACAATGGGTGCTTTTAGACAAATGTTGGTCATTTTGATGATACCTGAGGTGGGTGCTGTATCTTTCAAGGATTTACACACAATAGCATCTAGATCGCTTCGAGCTCTGACCAATCTTAAGGTGTGTTTACCAAATTGAGCTAGTTTATAGTCGATAAACAGACCAAACAGATGATGCAGTGGTATTCTTAAAACAAACGTTGACTTGTTCTTGGTCGTAACTAGATTGTTTGGGTAACACCATCCTGCCGTACTCAAAATATTGCTATCCATTTGATTGTAACAAAGATATCCTCTAATTGTGGAGACGATTCCCGGTGTACGAACAGAGTCCACTTCTTTTCCGTTTAGTTCGTAAGTGATATTGTCAAACATAAATGCACCAGCATTGTTGACCAGTGAAACTTCACCTTCACCTCCATCTCTTCTCAGCTCCCCTTCAATCACAATTGCCGCCTCGTGCATCAGTACCCAGGAATCCCTCTGGTTTATGGAGATTTCAATAACGTCGTTATTATTGAACGATTTTATGTATGGGTAATAGGTGCGAGtttccattttttgaattgtttcgtCGTACCGTGGTTTGCGGTAGACCTCGAACACCTGATTGTACGACGACATTGTAACCCAGTGATTGTAAAAACAATACGTTGTCTAGAGTCAAACGTTGCTTCGGCCTGCGCTTCTGCTTCTGCTTCTGTTTCTTCTTTTGCTGTTGATAATTAAGCTGATTCACACACGATGACGGTTTTTCATATACTGATGGATTTGTACTGTTGTTGTCCGAATTATAGTAATCGAAAGTCAAACCCATTTTACGTGAGCTTTTTCAATTCCAATCGGATAATAATTTCCTCCCCTCGGAAATTAACAggttcaaaattttgatccAAAATCTGCagtgaaatgtttgaaatttgatttctgTTCACTACGGGGAGATAGATAATATGTCTTGGCGTTTCGTCAATCGCGTAGCCAGGGTTGCTGTCCAATGCAAATTCGTAGATGGTGTGTGTCGGTCTGTCCTTGTAAAACGCACCCGTGGTAATGTTACAGTCGATATGTAATGTTTTCACCTTTACTATATCCACAGGTAAGTCAGATTCGTAAAGTGTTCCTGTTTCTAGAAGTTTTGCCGAAAAACCCAACAATTTCCCAACAGAAGACGGTGTGCTGAAGTCAATTGCAAGTGTTTCGCTATATATTTCACACTTGAGGGTGTTATGGTTAGGTTTTATCGATAAAATCTTTCCTTCCGCTAACTCATCTTCAATGGAATCTTGAATAATTCtctttcgtaaatatttttcaatatcactTATTTCATATGCACCCTCGGGGATTTCTATATATCCGATACGATTGGCTATGTTCCGGTAGTTAAACGTATTACAATTTGAATCAATATTCGGAATACTGTTGTACGAATGAAATCCAATTAAGGCGAGCCCGTACTGTACTTCGGGATCCAACTGAATAGGATTTACAAAatcgatatttaatatgtggCTGGTACTTGTAAgagtaaatatatatgacaTTGCTCTCACAACGTTTCAAATAAGACTGAGTAATAGTTTAGCTCACTGcttatttaacacaaaataatagaaaaacgcaacaacaataataacaacaacaacagcaattgtggatgtgtgtgtgcgtgtgagtgcgtgtgtgtgtgtgtgtgtgtgtgtgtgtgtcatcaaataaaactcaattaaaattaatgatttttctttattattattattatagtatgacaaagtattcattgttttatattgtataaaaatttcaagcagTAACGACCACAGGATGACTCATTAAACTTCTGCTCAGGGTgtacattgtaataaatttgacaattttttcccATGTATCGAATTATCTCCAACGGTGGTTGTAAATCCCCAAAACTATCATAATACTTGACTTGATTTCCTCTCTTTGCGTAACAAACCCAGTGAGTTCCGTAATTTGTTGAATCGTCCAGGTTCACGACGGCACTTTCGTTTTTCTTAGGATACAAAGGTAGAGCGTCACGCATAAAAACACCTCTAAAATAgggtattttcaattgtttggcaaatttgattatttcatgATCGTAGAGTGCTCGTGCGGGCACTCTTATCGGtagttttttggaattttttccaAGAACAAACCGTACCCTTTTGGGTTTTTTCGTAAGTACAATCCACTACCCTTTTTTCCTATTTGCTCCATGCGTTGATTGTGTCGTTTCTGTTCATCTAGATTcttttttgcatttttcgcGTCGATTATTGTTTTTGCCACACCGGCAGCACCACCCATTAATGCTCCAAGACTTGATAAACCAGCGAGAATTGGCAGTAACGGCAGAATTCCTCCTTGTTTCGAACTAAACGGAATTGTTCTAGGTATCTTCACGTTTTTTCGACCCCCAATTCGTTTAGTGTTGACTTTGGCTATTTTTATTGCCGCTGCAGCGATTTTTCGTAGTGACTTGCTACCTGGTTTTATGTCGaccgattttaaaatctttttatcgaTTTTGTCGACAATGTCTttcttgaatgaaatttttgattggTGTTGTGTACGATGACCCATTCCGAGCTTCCTTTTTATCTTCATTCCCGTTGTTACAAGCCACGCGGCTGCTTTTTCACCCAAATTAGCGTTCTTGGATTTTACACGGTTCCACGCCTCGTTTTCCAAAACAAAGTCTGCCTTGTGTCTATCCTGCAGCGATTTATTTTCCTCGTAGGCAATGTCGTGTCGTTTACAGGCTTTGTCCAACTCGTTGATACCTGTATCACCTCTCGCTAgtcgttttttcaattttgtaccAGGACCACAGTACTGATAAAATGGTAGATGTAATTCAAACGGTAAGTTGTCAATAACAGAGTTTAATAAACCATTACCGCGATACTCAATGACCAacattgaaatgaaatgtcaGCACTCTGTACATCATATTTATCACCGATGTTTTCAAACAGTGaggtaattgaaaaaaaaacattcaaatttatttgtaacgtatatttttaatattaaattttttctcaatacaatatatatatatatatatatatatatatatatatataatatattatttatttcgtctTTTTGCATCGAGGGAGACGGCTATTCCCCTCGCTGTTGCACTTGATGAATCCGCAATGATGCGGAGCCGTCTAGCCTCCATTTGGAGACCAGCAAGTGTCGCCGCAGCCTCAACGGCGCGGCGCTCTGCCGCTTCGGCTTTGGCTACAGCGGCCTTAGCCACCGCCTCTGCTGCCACCACCTCAGCGTCCTCCGCTGCCGCATCTGCCTCAGCCTCTCTCCTCAATCGTTGGTGACGTTCACCCTCGCGACGTCTAAACGCCTTTCTTTCCCCACGAGTGAGACCGTGAGGTGGATACCGGATGATCGGTAGATTCTCCGTCCTTACGTAAAAATCTGTGTCAAAAAAGGAAGGCCCGCCGCAATCGTCGTCCCAATTTTcctatataagaaaatatatgtttaataagtaaattgtaataatataataaactaaaaactcACCTCAATCACGTTTGCCCTGACTGACATATTGCCaatgattttaagaattaaataaaaattctagacTGTCTAATTCTTCAGAATACAAAtggttttaaagaaaatacccCACTCTGGAATTCACTGTTTACACCTACACCCTTGTTGTCAACCACTCACAAGTAACCATCCACTCCCATCAAATAGATAAAAAGAAACAACCACCACCTAATGAAGTGAAACAATCACCACCCTAGAAGAAACGCCCCCACATTCGAAATGTAATGGTAGGGATGGTGGTGGTACAAGGTCTTATATTTAGAGTCTTCCGCTcagattttcatattcttacATTAACCATCAGTTTATTAACACTGTTGACTGTTATTTGAAAGAATAGCTCTGTTGATCATCCTcacgaatatttttgtttgtattttttattttatttttagacttctACTTCACCTTTTTATTCTGCTATCATGGgtaagttgtttttatttatttttatttatttatttatttgtgtttattacaGAAAACAACGCATTCCACTTTGtgaatgataatgatgataataatctTGAATCTTCAGACATCATTTTCTACGTTATAGATGAACTTGGCTTGACACCAAACAAtggtaaattgatttataaatatatatatgtatacaaattatttatatatttattaatttatttatattttttttccaaaagcTGAATCCTCCGTTGTAGATAATGACGATGAGTCCTACAACATGAGTTTACACATAATAGATGAGATTGAATCGcaagaacaacaacaacaacaacaacaaccacaacaacaacaagcATTTCAAGTTGTAGACGATGTTGAACAATCGACTGTCCGTTTTAACCTAATCCAGCGAGctgtttcctttaaaattaacccCGTTCCGGAGAACATTCATCCCGTGAATTGGATACGCAACGGAATAACCTCAATTGTTCAACATTCATTGGAGGGACTCAATCCGGAGGATCGCGTCGGGTTTTCGTTTTCTGGTAGTGAACTTGTTCGCGGTGAAGCCTGGGCACGCTTCAAACCAAGGCATTCAGTGTCCGCTGATGAGGTGCTCGATTTGGTGCAATCAGTATACCAATCTAATTCGGCTGGTGTGAACACTGAAACTTTTCAGATAAAAGTGACGGTTATTAAGATGCCTGTGGGTATGGGGCGTGcccagaaaacaaaatataatagtttcgAAGAAGAATGTGCTGCAAGAAGaggtattattgttataaaaaattcagataaCCTTTGCCTGCCACGGGCACTTGTAGTGTTAATCGCGAAACTGACCAGTGATCCACAATTCGTACAGGTTCGCCGGGACATTGGACAACTACAAGGAATACGAGCTATGGAACTGTGCCAGAGAGCGGGTGTTGATATTCCCGCAGAGGGTGCCGGGATTCAGGAGTTGCAAGCATTCCAAAGGGTTTTATCCGAATACAGAATTACAGTGTTCAAATACGGTGCCGGTGGACGAGAGGTGATTTTTAAAGGACAAAGTGAAGGACCAACCCTTAATTTGCTACTCCACAAAGAACATTACAACGCGATTGTATCGTTAACCTCTGCGTTTTCCTGTGATTACTACTGCGAAGAATGTAATCTTCCCTACAATACACGCGTCAACCATCGTTGCAGTGGGATTTGTCCGTGCTGTCGTGAATCACCACGGTGCGAGGCTGAGGAGAAAATAGAGTGTGTGGATTGTCATCGTCACTTCAGGAGCCGGAAATGTTTGGAAAATCATCTACGGATTAAGAAGACATCCAACGTGTGTGCCGACTTGCGATTGTGTCAAAGGTGCTTTAAAACTGTCGATGGAAAACGTAGGCATGAATGTagtgaaattttttgtaagatCTGTAAAAAACACCATCAGATAAATCAACAGTGTTATATTCAGCCAAACACAAAGGAACCCTGCCttactgatttattattcatattttacgaTTTGGAAACACGACAGGACACCATTCAGACCGACGGCAGTGCAGTGCATGAAACCACattgtgtgtgtttaaattgtgttgttcCAACTGTTTAGATACGGAAGtggaattttgtgaaaaatgcgGCGTAAGGACCCACGTAATTATCAACAAccctattgaaaattttatgaactttGTGTTGAAtcaaaggaaaattttcaaaagagtGAC from Aethina tumida isolate Nest 87 chromosome 1, icAetTumi1.1, whole genome shotgun sequence includes:
- the LOC126264360 gene encoding uncharacterized protein LOC126264360, encoding MENNAFHFVNDNDDNNLESSDIIFYVIDELGLTPNNAESSVVDNDDESYNMSLHIIDEIESQEQQQQQQQPQQQQAFQVVDDVEQSTVRFNLIQRAVSFKINPVPENIHPVNWIRNGITSIVQHSLEGLNPEDRVGFSFSGSELVRGEAWARFKPRHSVSADEVLDLVQSVYQSNSAGVNTETFQIKVTVIKMPVGMGRAQKTKYNSFEEECAARRGIIVIKNSDNLCLPRALVVLIAKLTSDPQFVQVRRDIGQLQGIRAMELCQRAGVDIPAEGAGIQELQAFQRVLSEYRITVFKYGAGGREVIFKGQSEGPTLNLLLHKEHYNAIVSLTSAFSCDYYCEECNLPYNTRVNHRCSGICPCCRESPRCEAEEKIECVDCHRHFRSRKCLENHLRIKKTSNVCADLRLCQRCFKTVDGKRRHECSEIFCKICKKHHQINQQCYIQPNTKEPCLTDLLFIFYDLETRQDTIQTDGSAVHETTLCVFKLCCSNCLDTEVEFCEKCGVRTHVIINNPIENFMNFVLNQRKIFKRVTVIAHNGQAFDHQLILNYILTKTDIKPNLIMRGTKIILAEVGNVRFLDSLNYFPMALAKLPKAFGLAGNFKKGYFPHLFNTLENQQYVGPLPSAEFYGPNQMKPEDRHTFLNWHQEHQNDVFNFQEEIVAYCKSDVEILMRACLSFRSMLLNECKVCPFTEATTIASACNKVFARNYLEADTIAVIPRGGYRLADNQSVIALQWLLWEENVRGITIHHAGTGREHLVGGRLKVDGFNEEQRQVFEFHGCYFHGCTSCFKFHRDTSIGGGKMDTMRNRYEATTFKTTRLRNLGFEVIEMWECNFRALLKQSCEVRDFVENHPVLATSPLNPRDGFYGGRTGNTVTYYKCNEGHPTIYVGSAARDIDLSTVDGMVKCKILPPAQLYHPVLPVRMKGKLMFALCNSCGKSSQQRECCHTEEERLFTGTWVI
- the LOC126264187 gene encoding uncharacterized protein LOC126264187, with the translated sequence MSSYNQVFEVYRKPRYDETIQKMETRTYYPYIKSFNNNDVIEISINQRDSWVLMHEAAIVIEGELRRDGGELPQLTTGSTKEIWGVKTCTAVESPRFVIVAFQSDKRENDSVDTTVFDNMHASEVRVVLNGEYYPAERQGLNFAKHSYTESHYNYTQFFNNFKHDASQAKQPLLDYSTFKDNTIFVIDCSKRNTALKLGTIDVKLEIESRVAFPQKTKAYCVIVHDCVLEYLPLSEIVRTVT